One genomic region from uncultured Subdoligranulum sp. encodes:
- a CDS encoding DHHW family protein encodes MAKVIYRKSGRRTVYPLLLCAALLLFGFSLVNLFWPKRKLIELENRNAAQLKAPVLSDLLDGTWQQSFSSWMQDQFMLRDQWINTQRAADEMAFQKVEEGGILLGKDHWMFTKLFTVDDATRKQLDKNVQAVAEFAAKYPGKVTFLLAPSASVIYPEMLPAGAPMVDENAMLDNIFSQVSQSAAVLDLRDSFTASKDEYLYFKTDHHWTPNGAYRAYEQFCSLKGLTPFDRDAHEPATVEGFQGTHYSATRLWNVEDDSITYYPLDNQMTIFDVPSEAQYEANRTENLINTEKFETRDKYAAFLDGNNGYSVINGNGTGSILVVKDSYANSFVPYLTENYAKIGVIDFRNFRYGLDSTIEKEGYDQILILYNFQTFIADKNLINIIRPSSLENS; translated from the coding sequence ATGGCAAAAGTAATCTATCGGAAATCCGGCCGGCGGACGGTTTACCCGCTCCTGCTGTGCGCGGCGCTGCTGCTGTTTGGATTTTCTCTGGTGAACCTCTTCTGGCCGAAGAGAAAGCTTATTGAACTGGAAAACCGGAACGCTGCACAGCTGAAGGCCCCGGTTCTCTCCGATTTACTGGATGGAACCTGGCAGCAATCCTTCTCCTCCTGGATGCAGGACCAGTTTATGCTTCGGGATCAGTGGATCAATACCCAGCGCGCTGCGGATGAGATGGCTTTTCAAAAGGTGGAGGAAGGCGGGATCCTGCTGGGAAAGGACCACTGGATGTTCACCAAACTGTTCACTGTGGATGATGCCACCCGGAAGCAGCTGGATAAAAACGTACAGGCCGTGGCGGAGTTCGCAGCAAAATATCCCGGCAAGGTCACCTTTTTGCTGGCACCCTCTGCCAGCGTGATTTATCCGGAGATGCTCCCTGCCGGTGCCCCCATGGTGGATGAAAACGCCATGCTGGATAACATTTTCTCGCAGGTCAGCCAGTCGGCTGCCGTACTGGATCTGCGGGACAGTTTCACGGCCAGCAAGGATGAGTATCTCTATTTCAAGACAGACCACCACTGGACTCCCAATGGCGCCTATCGTGCATACGAGCAGTTCTGCTCTTTGAAGGGGCTCACGCCCTTTGACCGTGACGCCCATGAACCGGCTACGGTGGAGGGGTTCCAGGGAACCCATTATTCGGCGACACGTCTTTGGAACGTGGAGGACGACTCCATTACCTATTATCCGCTGGACAACCAGATGACCATTTTTGATGTGCCGTCCGAAGCGCAGTACGAAGCAAATCGCACGGAGAACCTGATCAATACCGAAAAGTTTGAAACACGGGATAAGTATGCAGCTTTTCTGGACGGTAACAATGGCTATTCTGTCATTAACGGGAATGGTACCGGCAGTATTCTGGTGGTCAAGGACAGCTACGCCAACAGTTTTGTTCCCTATCTGACTGAGAATTACGCCAAAATCGGCGTGATTGATTTCCGCAATTTTCGGTATGGTTTGGATTCGACCATAGAAAAAGAAGGGTATGATCAGATACTGATTCTGTACAATTTCCAGACGTTTATTGCAGACAAGAATCTGATCAATATCATTCGTCCCAGTTCGCTGGAAAATTCCTGA
- a CDS encoding spore germination protein: MQRTKLSRSLRENLQILKSIFGDSGDFYTKEIMISGISCAIVMFTGLSSPEKLCHLALDMLDHDLLLLNGSDDLCDYLLTQSMVPSEPAPAEDWNSAVEFLCNGMTLLLMDGCRRAVVFSTQEMPQRSVSTPTGEGNMRGSQEAFTELLRNNISLLRRQFRTDTLVVEIMTAHTRAKTEYCICYDRSLAPKETVDCLRDRLAHAELPVLLDSAYFASFLKQDKLNLFPAAAYTERPATACARLCEGKIAVLVSGCPYALIVPSFFAEHFECLDDYASGAVFSGLIRILKYLAFLLSVFGPGLYVMAVSFAPEIIPIQLLTKLAQAEISTPLPPMLEMLGVTLLLEIVREAGLRAPQSISHTVSLVGALIIGETAVSAGIVSVPILTMAAAATIATLAVPSLYEQSILFRFAVILLAGVFGVMGLAAAALVILAMACGSEPFGYDYLYPLMPLSRTSWRDGFVRSIWSELSRFGEVIGKDET; encoded by the coding sequence ATGCAGCGAACAAAGTTGAGCCGCTCCCTGCGGGAGAATCTACAGATCCTGAAAAGCATTTTTGGCGACTCGGGAGACTTCTATACCAAAGAAATCATGATCAGCGGCATTTCCTGCGCCATTGTCATGTTTACGGGGCTGTCCTCGCCGGAAAAGCTCTGCCACCTCGCGCTGGACATGCTGGACCACGATCTGCTTCTTTTGAATGGCAGCGATGATCTGTGCGACTATCTGCTCACACAAAGTATGGTGCCCTCGGAACCGGCCCCCGCCGAAGACTGGAATTCTGCCGTGGAGTTTCTCTGCAACGGCATGACGCTGCTTCTCATGGATGGCTGCCGCCGCGCCGTGGTGTTTTCCACCCAGGAAATGCCCCAGCGTTCCGTCAGCACCCCCACTGGGGAAGGGAATATGCGCGGCTCCCAGGAGGCCTTCACGGAACTGCTGCGCAACAATATTTCGCTTCTGCGTCGTCAATTCCGAACCGACACGCTGGTGGTGGAGATCATGACAGCGCATACACGCGCCAAAACGGAATATTGCATCTGCTATGATCGCTCGCTGGCCCCCAAGGAAACGGTGGATTGTCTGCGGGACCGGCTGGCTCATGCGGAACTGCCGGTGCTGCTGGACAGTGCCTACTTTGCCTCGTTTTTAAAGCAGGATAAATTGAACCTTTTCCCGGCCGCCGCCTACACCGAACGCCCTGCCACCGCTTGTGCCCGCCTGTGTGAGGGGAAAATTGCGGTTCTGGTCAGCGGCTGCCCCTATGCGCTCATTGTGCCGAGCTTTTTTGCCGAGCATTTCGAGTGTCTGGATGACTATGCCTCCGGGGCAGTTTTTTCGGGTCTGATCCGTATCTTGAAATATCTCGCTTTCCTGCTTTCGGTGTTCGGTCCGGGGCTGTACGTGATGGCGGTCTCTTTTGCGCCGGAAATCATCCCCATTCAGTTGCTGACCAAATTGGCCCAGGCGGAAATCAGTACGCCATTACCGCCTATGCTGGAAATGCTGGGTGTGACACTTCTGCTGGAGATCGTCCGGGAAGCCGGACTCCGGGCCCCCCAATCCATCAGTCACACCGTGAGCCTTGTGGGGGCCTTGATCATCGGGGAGACCGCCGTCTCCGCCGGGATCGTCAGCGTCCCTATCCTGACCATGGCTGCTGCCGCCACCATCGCCACACTGGCGGTCCCGTCTCTGTACGAACAGTCCATCCTGTTCCGTTTCGCGGTGATTTTGCTGGCCGGTGTTTTCGGTGTTATGGGCCTCGCCGCCGCAGCACTTGTCATCCTGGCCATGGCCTGTGGCAGCGAACCCTTTGGATATGACTATCTCTACCCACTGATGCCCTTGAGCCGTACAAGCTGGCGCGACGGATTCGTGCGGAGTATCTGGTCAGAGCTGTCAAGATTCGGGGAGGTGATCGGCAAGGATGAAACGTGA
- a CDS encoding NADH peroxidase: MTKYVCTVCGYIAEGSIPEFCPVCKAPASKFIEKKDNTYVTEHVVGIAKDAPEEILQGLRENFNGECSEVGMYLAMSRVADREGYPEIAEAWKRYAFEEAEHASKFAELLGEVLTDSTKKNLQMRVDAECGACAGKMDIAKKAKELGLDAIHDTVHEMAKDEARHGRGMQGLLDRYFK; encoded by the coding sequence ATGACGAAATATGTTTGCACCGTCTGCGGCTACATCGCCGAAGGTTCCATCCCTGAGTTCTGCCCCGTCTGCAAGGCGCCGGCTTCCAAGTTTATCGAGAAGAAGGACAACACCTACGTGACCGAGCATGTCGTCGGCATCGCCAAGGACGCTCCCGAGGAGATCCTGCAGGGCCTGCGCGAGAACTTCAACGGCGAGTGCAGCGAGGTTGGCATGTATCTGGCCATGAGCCGCGTTGCGGACCGCGAGGGTTATCCCGAGATCGCCGAGGCCTGGAAGCGTTACGCTTTCGAAGAGGCTGAGCATGCTTCCAAGTTTGCTGAGCTGCTGGGCGAAGTGCTGACTGACAGCACCAAGAAGAACCTGCAGATGCGTGTGGACGCCGAGTGCGGCGCCTGCGCCGGCAAGATGGACATCGCCAAGAAGGCGAAGGAGCTGGGCCTGGATGCCATTCATGACACCGTTCATGAGATGGCGAAGGACGAGGCTCGCCATGGCCGCGGCATGCAGGGCCTGCTGGACCGCTACTTCAAATAA
- a CDS encoding YegS/Rv2252/BmrU family lipid kinase, whose protein sequence is MQYLFVINPTAGKADASVTLLPRIRSAAERAGITPTIVITRRAGHARQVAAACAENGEEARIYACGGDGTLNEILQGAAGHEQISVGCIPCGSGNDYIRNFGTQSDFLDLDAQLAAHSFPADLIRTPQGYGIEIYAAGIDAQVANGIPKWRRVPLCGGTTAYTLSILEAICSSFRHTLRIRTDTEEFQGTYMMLAICNARMYGGGYCAAPYAQMDDGLLDVVLLKPVPRIRLAGLLRGYRRGEHLTPDGQVTKPFAPYMTFFRTSSIDIQVLDQRPLITTLDGECSPQMNLHAEVARHSIQLLLPPKLAQNAPVLQAMGE, encoded by the coding sequence ATGCAATATCTGTTTGTCATCAATCCCACCGCCGGAAAAGCGGACGCCAGCGTCACTTTGCTGCCGCGCATCCGGTCTGCTGCAGAACGTGCCGGCATCACCCCCACCATCGTGATCACCCGCCGGGCCGGGCACGCCCGCCAGGTTGCGGCCGCCTGTGCCGAGAATGGGGAAGAGGCACGCATCTACGCCTGTGGCGGGGATGGCACGCTGAACGAGATTTTGCAGGGCGCCGCCGGGCATGAACAGATTTCGGTGGGCTGCATTCCCTGCGGCAGCGGTAATGACTATATCCGCAATTTTGGGACTCAGTCTGATTTTCTGGATCTGGACGCCCAGCTGGCCGCGCATTCTTTTCCGGCCGATCTGATCCGTACACCTCAAGGGTACGGTATTGAGATTTACGCCGCCGGAATCGATGCACAGGTTGCCAACGGGATACCCAAATGGCGTCGCGTACCGCTGTGCGGCGGTACGACTGCCTACACGCTGTCCATTCTGGAGGCAATCTGCAGTTCTTTCCGTCATACACTTCGTATCAGAACGGATACGGAAGAATTCCAGGGCACCTACATGATGCTGGCCATCTGCAATGCCCGGATGTACGGCGGCGGCTACTGCGCTGCACCATATGCGCAGATGGACGACGGTTTGCTGGATGTAGTCCTGCTCAAACCCGTACCACGGATCCGTCTGGCCGGTCTTCTGCGCGGATATCGTCGCGGAGAGCATCTCACGCCCGACGGACAGGTCACCAAGCCCTTTGCCCCTTATATGACCTTCTTCCGCACAAGCTCCATTGATATACAAGTACTGGACCAGCGTCCGCTGATAACCACGCTGGACGGTGAATGCTCACCACAAATGAATCTGCACGCCGAGGTGGCACGGCACAGCATTCAACTTCTTTTGCCGCCAAAACTCGCACAAAATGCGCCTGTACTCCAGGCTATGGGAGAGTAA
- the nrdR gene encoding transcriptional regulator NrdR: MKCPYCGAVDSKVIDSRPTEDGEKIRRRRECLNCKKRFTTYEIVETVPLMVVKKDHSREVFDRQKLLNGMLRACEKRPVSYQQLDDAVSRIEQMLLNSYDREVTSIHIGDLAMQELKKMDDVAYVRFASVYRQFSDVNTFMEELKDMLDTRSKPAEK; encoded by the coding sequence ATGAAGTGTCCCTACTGCGGTGCAGTTGATTCCAAAGTCATCGATTCCCGCCCCACCGAGGACGGCGAAAAAATTCGCCGCCGCCGTGAGTGCCTGAATTGTAAAAAGCGCTTTACGACCTACGAGATTGTGGAAACAGTTCCGCTGATGGTCGTCAAGAAGGACCATTCCCGTGAAGTGTTCGACCGTCAGAAACTGCTGAACGGTATGCTGCGTGCCTGTGAAAAACGGCCGGTCAGCTACCAGCAGCTGGACGATGCGGTCAGCCGCATCGAGCAGATGCTGCTGAACTCTTATGACCGGGAGGTTACGTCGATCCATATCGGCGACCTTGCCATGCAGGAACTGAAAAAGATGGATGACGTTGCCTATGTGCGGTTTGCGTCGGTCTATCGTCAGTTCAGCGATGTGAACACTTTCATGGAAGAGCTCAAAGATATGCTGGACACCCGTTCAAAACCAGCTGAAAAATGA
- a CDS encoding DUF421 domain-containing protein, giving the protein MQKVLTEIGQVTLTSIFSLAMMFLITRWGGKRQIAQMSPFDYLNAVTVGSIAAELATNLEAWYRPLTALLVYGVITWIVEVSACKSIELRTFWSGRAVILMKDGVILKENLRKATIDLNEFLGQARIAGYFDPNEIQTAILENNGQISFLPKSKSRPATPQDFGIATEPTSAWYDLILDGRLISDNLKAAGRDERWLDNQLHSKGIGTRKDVFYAACDQQGRFFACRGS; this is encoded by the coding sequence ATGCAGAAGGTCCTGACGGAGATCGGCCAGGTTACCCTGACAAGCATCTTTTCTCTGGCGATGATGTTCTTGATCACACGCTGGGGCGGAAAGCGACAGATTGCACAGATGAGTCCTTTTGACTATCTCAATGCCGTGACAGTGGGCTCGATTGCTGCAGAACTGGCCACCAATCTGGAAGCCTGGTATCGCCCGCTGACGGCGTTGCTGGTGTATGGCGTGATTACCTGGATCGTGGAGGTATCGGCCTGTAAAAGTATTGAGCTGCGGACTTTCTGGAGCGGGCGTGCTGTGATTCTTATGAAGGACGGTGTCATCCTGAAAGAAAATCTGCGCAAGGCCACCATCGATCTGAATGAATTTCTGGGGCAGGCACGGATTGCCGGCTATTTCGACCCCAACGAAATTCAAACGGCCATTCTGGAAAACAACGGACAGATCAGCTTTTTGCCGAAAAGCAAATCACGGCCGGCCACGCCACAGGATTTCGGAATCGCCACCGAGCCAACCAGTGCCTGGTATGACCTGATTCTGGACGGGCGCCTGATCTCCGACAATCTGAAAGCGGCGGGGCGTGATGAACGATGGCTGGACAATCAGCTTCACAGCAAAGGGATCGGAACACGAAAAGACGTGTTTTATGCTGCTTGTGATCAGCAGGGGCGTTTCTTTGCCTGCCGCGGTTCCTGA
- the secF gene encoding protein translocase subunit SecF produces MNKRGKSWPLFVVAILIVVFSLTAIFGVSYQYGDTKNVYVKGASDIRFGIDIRGGVDVTFMPDGDVDATPEQMTAAKTVIEDRLVGLGITDYESYVDSNKDRIIVRFPWKTGESDFNPQTAIDEIGTTAKMVFRKGSSSTGEEILSGDDVTSANAAYSETDGWVVQLKFSSEGAQAFADATTELASSGDPISIWLDDENISTASVDEAITGGEAIIKGNFDQDSAATLANQINSGALPFALSAESYSTISPTLGARSLEVMVLAGIVAFVLVALLMILCYRLPGTVAAFSLLGQVCATLAVVSGYFAVFPGSTLTLPGIAGIILGIGMGVDANVITAERIKEELSKNKTLDGAIKSGFKMGLTPIIDGNVTIVIVAAILMGAFGPTDGFWAKVFNPIFFWFGPSTAGTIYSFGFTLLTSVLLNFVFGVWATRVMIRGASHCKVFRNPWLYGGKKEGGAEYKTPAINFVGNRKKFYTFSCCVIAIVLIFSAVFGVSMDVEFKGGSMITLAYEGDADLDALKSTIGTELNQSNLTLQTGSDISGGQTLTITLPGSETLSTDQLDGLLTTLNEQYPDSQFTQNEVSNVDATIGKEFLLKSLVALVAACVLILLYVAYRFRRIGGLKAGATAVVALLHDMFIIFGVFVLLRIPLNGNFIAAMLTILGYSINDTVVIYDRIRENSALFGKRQMGLKELVNLSINQSFSRSLMTSITTCLALGVICVVSVVYRLDSIYTFAFPLLFGMISGVYSTICIATPLWVDWKTHKKAAAKKKA; encoded by the coding sequence ATGAACAAGAGAGGGAAGTCATGGCCGCTGTTTGTCGTGGCAATTTTGATTGTTGTATTTTCCCTTACGGCCATCTTCGGTGTAAGCTATCAGTACGGTGACACCAAAAACGTCTACGTAAAGGGCGCTTCGGACATCCGCTTCGGCATCGATATCCGCGGCGGCGTGGATGTCACTTTCATGCCCGACGGGGATGTGGATGCCACGCCCGAACAGATGACAGCCGCCAAGACGGTTATCGAAGACCGTCTGGTGGGCCTGGGCATCACCGACTACGAAAGCTACGTTGACAGCAATAAAGATCGAATCATTGTTCGTTTTCCCTGGAAAACGGGGGAATCCGATTTCAATCCGCAAACGGCTATCGATGAAATCGGCACCACCGCCAAGATGGTGTTCCGCAAGGGTTCGAGCTCTACCGGAGAGGAAATTCTAAGCGGTGACGACGTAACCTCCGCCAACGCTGCCTACAGCGAAACCGACGGCTGGGTGGTTCAGCTGAAATTCAGCAGCGAAGGTGCCCAGGCTTTTGCCGACGCCACAACGGAACTGGCTTCCAGCGGGGATCCGATTTCCATCTGGCTGGATGACGAAAATATCTCCACCGCCTCGGTGGATGAGGCCATCACCGGCGGAGAAGCGATCATCAAGGGCAACTTTGATCAGGACAGTGCCGCCACGCTGGCCAACCAGATCAACTCCGGTGCGCTTCCGTTCGCACTTTCTGCAGAGAGCTACTCCACCATCAGCCCGACGCTGGGCGCCCGGAGCCTGGAAGTCATGGTTCTGGCCGGCATTGTGGCCTTTGTCCTGGTGGCGCTGCTCATGATCCTGTGCTATCGTCTGCCCGGCACGGTGGCAGCGTTCTCGCTGCTTGGCCAGGTATGTGCCACACTGGCAGTGGTTTCCGGCTATTTTGCCGTGTTCCCGGGTTCTACGCTGACCCTGCCCGGTATTGCCGGCATCATCCTCGGTATCGGTATGGGCGTGGATGCCAACGTAATCACCGCGGAACGTATCAAGGAAGAACTTTCCAAGAACAAAACCCTTGATGGCGCCATCAAGAGCGGCTTCAAGATGGGTCTTACCCCCATCATTGACGGCAACGTTACCATCGTGATCGTAGCCGCCATCCTGATGGGTGCCTTTGGTCCCACCGATGGCTTCTGGGCCAAGGTCTTCAACCCGATCTTCTTCTGGTTCGGACCTTCCACTGCCGGTACCATCTATTCCTTCGGCTTCACCTTGCTCACCAGCGTTCTGCTCAACTTTGTCTTTGGCGTGTGGGCTACCCGTGTGATGATTCGCGGCGCCTCCCACTGCAAGGTGTTCCGCAATCCCTGGCTGTACGGCGGCAAGAAGGAAGGCGGCGCCGAGTACAAGACCCCGGCCATCAACTTTGTCGGCAACCGTAAAAAGTTCTACACCTTCTCCTGCTGTGTGATCGCCATTGTTCTGATTTTCTCCGCCGTGTTCGGTGTGAGCATGGATGTCGAATTCAAGGGCGGCTCCATGATCACGCTGGCCTATGAAGGGGATGCGGATCTGGATGCCCTGAAGAGCACCATCGGCACTGAACTGAACCAGAGCAACCTGACGCTGCAGACCGGCTCGGATATTTCGGGCGGTCAGACGTTGACCATCACGCTGCCTGGCAGCGAGACGCTGTCCACCGATCAGCTGGATGGGCTGCTGACCACACTGAATGAACAGTATCCCGACAGCCAGTTCACCCAGAACGAAGTCAGCAATGTGGATGCAACCATTGGCAAGGAGTTCCTGCTCAAGAGCCTGGTTGCCCTGGTGGCTGCCTGTGTCCTGATTCTTCTGTATGTGGCCTATCGGTTCCGCCGCATCGGCGGCCTCAAGGCCGGTGCCACGGCTGTGGTTGCCTTGCTGCACGATATGTTCATCATCTTCGGTGTTTTCGTGCTGCTGCGTATTCCTCTGAACGGCAACTTCATCGCCGCCATGCTGACGATTCTGGGCTACTCCATCAACGATACCGTCGTCATTTATGACCGTATCCGGGAGAACAGCGCCCTGTTCGGCAAGCGTCAGATGGGCCTGAAAGAACTGGTCAATCTGTCCATCAACCAGAGCTTCTCCCGTTCGCTGATGACCTCCATTACGACCTGCCTTGCGCTGGGCGTGATCTGCGTGGTCTCGGTGGTGTACCGCCTCGACAGCATTTACACCTTCGCTTTCCCGCTGCTGTTCGGTATGATCAGCGGTGTCTACAGCACGATCTGCATTGCTACGCCGCTGTGGGTCGACTGGAAGACCCATAAAAAGGCCGCTGCCAAGAAGAAAGCCTGA
- a CDS encoding MBOAT family O-acyltransferase, with amino-acid sequence MVFNSVVFLFCFLPLALLLYYITPGRAKNAVLLVESLIFYCWTGVAFLPLIVCLIVFNYLWALVTAAAKPRLHWILPLVAVAVNLGVLVYFKYTNFLIETLNQIAGFGLATLDIGDVLPLGISYYIFKIISYEVDVYTGKIEAEKNPITFASYVLFFPQLIVGPIVKYQDMAEQFHKNRDRCHLAQIEQGAEMFVFGLAKKVILADSIGALWTDLIGNGSVGLANVSTPLAWLGILAYSLQLYFDFAGYSEMSNGLAAMLGFDCPANFDLPYISGSITEFWRRWHITLSGWFRDYIYIPLGGNRKGKARQLFNMLLVWAATGIWHGASWNFICWGLYYFVLLTIEKLFLLKYLKKGRIWPHLYTLFLVVLGWGIFTANQPGAPLGLLMQKLFVPQGGISPVYYLRNYGVFLLLGCLCSSALPRWFWARVSRFAPLKVVLFAGLTLLCIAYVVAATNSTALYANF; translated from the coding sequence ATGGTTTTCAATAGTGTAGTGTTTTTGTTCTGCTTTCTGCCGTTGGCGCTGCTGCTTTATTACATAACGCCCGGCCGTGCAAAAAATGCCGTCCTTCTGGTGGAGAGTCTGATCTTCTACTGCTGGACGGGTGTTGCCTTTCTGCCGCTGATTGTTTGCCTGATCGTTTTCAATTATCTTTGGGCGCTGGTAACGGCCGCGGCAAAGCCCCGGCTGCACTGGATTCTGCCGCTTGTGGCAGTGGCTGTCAATCTGGGAGTTCTGGTGTATTTCAAATATACCAATTTCCTGATTGAGACACTGAACCAGATCGCGGGATTCGGCCTGGCCACGCTGGATATCGGAGATGTCCTGCCCCTGGGCATCAGCTATTATATTTTCAAAATTATCAGCTATGAGGTAGATGTCTATACAGGAAAAATCGAGGCAGAAAAAAATCCCATCACCTTTGCCAGCTATGTGCTTTTCTTCCCGCAGCTGATTGTGGGACCGATTGTGAAGTACCAGGATATGGCAGAGCAGTTCCATAAAAACCGTGACCGGTGCCATCTGGCGCAGATTGAGCAGGGCGCGGAGATGTTCGTGTTCGGCCTTGCCAAAAAGGTGATCCTGGCAGATTCCATCGGTGCGTTGTGGACTGATCTGATCGGAAACGGCAGTGTAGGCTTGGCGAACGTTTCCACACCGCTGGCATGGCTCGGCATCCTGGCCTATTCCCTGCAGCTCTATTTTGACTTTGCCGGCTACAGCGAAATGAGCAACGGCCTTGCTGCCATGCTGGGCTTTGACTGCCCGGCGAACTTCGATCTTCCCTATATTTCGGGGAGCATCACAGAATTCTGGCGCCGGTGGCATATCACCCTGTCCGGCTGGTTCCGGGATTATATCTACATTCCCCTTGGCGGCAACCGCAAGGGAAAGGCCCGGCAGCTCTTCAACATGCTGCTGGTGTGGGCGGCCACAGGCATCTGGCATGGCGCCAGTTGGAATTTTATCTGTTGGGGTCTGTATTATTTTGTGCTGCTGACAATCGAAAAACTGTTCCTTCTCAAGTATCTGAAGAAAGGCCGCATCTGGCCGCATCTGTATACCCTGTTCCTGGTGGTGCTGGGATGGGGCATCTTTACAGCCAACCAGCCCGGTGCACCGCTAGGCCTTCTGATGCAGAAACTCTTTGTGCCTCAGGGCGGGATTTCCCCGGTCTATTATCTGCGCAATTATGGCGTGTTCCTGCTGCTGGGGTGCCTGTGCTCCTCTGCCCTGCCCCGCTGGTTCTGGGCCAGAGTCAGCCGCTTTGCGCCGCTGAAGGTCGTGCTTTTTGCGGGGCTGACGCTCCTTTGCATTGCCTATGTGGTGGCCGCGACCAATTCCACGGCGCTGTACGCCAATTTCTGA
- a CDS encoding DUF4358 domain-containing protein: protein MKKLLPILLCAAILLAGCSKTEESATSSSSEAASVSEAVSSEETSEATSDAASESTAPAETAQTENLDSAVAALEAVNPIANPMAYSDFDVENTLMLTMDNLVAYKGDVCNTQSDCGLVFVAQAKEGKAEDVEAELQAYKESLTANNLYAEFADLTALAQDARIVRNGNYVAMVIASVDVGDYTEIDKVLETALNF, encoded by the coding sequence ATGAAAAAATTACTTCCGATCCTTCTGTGTGCGGCAATTCTTCTGGCGGGCTGCAGCAAGACCGAAGAATCTGCCACTTCCTCTTCCAGCGAAGCTGCATCGGTGTCCGAGGCGGTGAGCTCTGAAGAAACGTCGGAAGCGACTTCGGATGCCGCTTCCGAGAGTACTGCTCCCGCGGAAACCGCGCAGACGGAAAATCTGGACAGTGCCGTGGCGGCGCTGGAAGCCGTCAACCCGATCGCCAATCCGATGGCTTACAGCGACTTTGATGTGGAAAACACCCTGATGCTGACCATGGACAACCTGGTAGCCTATAAAGGTGATGTGTGCAATACGCAGTCCGATTGCGGCCTGGTATTTGTGGCACAAGCCAAGGAAGGCAAAGCCGAAGATGTGGAGGCAGAACTGCAGGCCTATAAAGAAAGCCTGACCGCCAACAACCTGTATGCCGAATTTGCCGACCTGACGGCGCTTGCCCAGGATGCCCGTATTGTCAGAAACGGCAACTATGTTGCCATGGTGATTGCCAGTGTCGATGTTGGCGACTATACCGAGATCGATAAAGTATTGGAAACGGCATTGAATTTCTGA
- a CDS encoding DUF4363 family protein: MNRNWYATILLAVLFLTLYGAGIYLDRNVQALTQQLDTAYSLAEAGNYRQAQQVYEETAEQSSQSSTVWMLLVRRSLVDQLNQTLATIPSYVSAGNMADLAVETSRARAQAQQIRASFFSWF; encoded by the coding sequence TTGAATCGCAATTGGTATGCAACAATTTTGCTGGCTGTGCTGTTTCTGACCCTGTATGGTGCAGGAATCTATCTGGACCGAAACGTCCAAGCGCTGACACAGCAACTGGACACTGCCTACAGCCTTGCAGAGGCAGGCAACTACAGGCAGGCACAGCAGGTCTACGAAGAGACAGCCGAGCAAAGCTCCCAAAGCAGTACCGTCTGGATGTTGCTGGTCCGGCGAAGCCTGGTAGACCAACTCAACCAGACGCTGGCTACCATTCCATCCTATGTCTCTGCAGGGAACATGGCAGACCTGGCAGTAGAGACATCACGCGCCCGCGCACAGGCACAACAGATACGAGCTTCATTTTTCAGCTGGTTTTGA
- a CDS encoding YetF domain-containing protein, which yields MLSSILRTVIVYGAVVAALRLMGKRQLGELQPSELVTTLLVSNVASICIDEPDLPLLSSLVLIVLLTSLEIFSSTLAYLNPNYARILFGKPVTVIRDGKIVQEALPRLRITAGDLMEALRGKDIFSPEEVLWAVVEPNGHISTATVGNSNTAEPMLPILVDDQIYHENLEALRLDEKWLKDILASKGVSRREVLLLLYNGTHLLLVQKKTTPKGGPERIP from the coding sequence TTGCTCTCGTCCATTTTGAGAACCGTCATCGTGTACGGTGCCGTTGTGGCGGCATTGCGCCTGATGGGAAAGCGTCAGCTGGGAGAATTGCAGCCTTCCGAACTGGTAACAACTTTGCTGGTGTCCAATGTTGCATCCATCTGCATTGATGAACCGGACCTGCCGTTGCTGTCCAGCCTGGTTCTGATTGTGTTGCTGACTTCTCTGGAAATTTTCAGCTCTACCCTTGCCTATCTGAATCCGAATTATGCGAGAATTCTGTTCGGCAAACCGGTCACCGTGATCCGTGACGGAAAGATCGTGCAGGAAGCGCTGCCCCGCCTGCGCATTACTGCCGGAGATCTGATGGAAGCGCTGCGGGGAAAGGATATCTTTTCACCCGAGGAGGTTCTTTGGGCGGTGGTGGAACCGAACGGACATATCAGTACGGCAACGGTCGGTAACAGTAACACAGCAGAACCCATGCTTCCGATTCTGGTGGATGATCAGATCTACCATGAAAACCTGGAAGCCCTGCGACTGGACGAAAAGTGGCTGAAAGATATTCTGGCGTCAAAGGGAGTTTCACGCAGGGAGGTTCTTCTTTTGCTGTATAATGGAACCCATCTGCTTCTGGTACAAAAAAAGACCACCCCGAAGGGTGGTCCGGAAAGGATCCCGTAA